Proteins encoded in a region of the Ancylobacter sp. SL191 genome:
- a CDS encoding MAPEG family protein, producing the protein MTLELTILAWSLVLAVIQIMLPAMCRNRETGVAYNASARDEPGPPVGVVTGRLRRAQANLFETLPLFIAAVLIAHVAGREGTLTALGASLFLAARVIYVPLYALGVPYLRSAVWLASMAGLALVLLAILLPL; encoded by the coding sequence ATGACGTTGGAACTGACGATTCTCGCCTGGTCACTCGTTCTGGCTGTGATTCAGATCATGCTACCCGCGATGTGTCGCAATCGTGAGACAGGCGTCGCCTATAATGCCAGCGCCCGCGACGAGCCGGGACCACCGGTCGGCGTCGTGACCGGCCGGCTGCGGCGGGCGCAGGCGAATCTGTTCGAGACGTTGCCGCTGTTCATCGCGGCGGTGCTGATCGCCCATGTGGCGGGACGTGAGGGCACGCTTACCGCGCTGGGGGCGAGCCTCTTCCTGGCAGCGCGGGTGATCTACGTGCCGCTCTACGCGCTCGGCGTGCCCTATCTCCGCTCGGCCGTCTGGCTGGCGTCCATGGCCGGGCTCGCCCTGGTGCTGCTGGCGATTCTTCTGCCGCTTTAG
- a CDS encoding TRAP transporter small permease subunit, which produces MGALLAFSRVIDWLNEKFGRIADWCVLTSCLISAGNATVRYLLSYSTNGLLEIQWYLFGALVLLGAPYTLQKNEHVRVDLLYMAVSPRARLWIDTVGFVVILIPAGIYLTLLSFPFFWQSFLSDEMSQNAGGLILWPAKLLLPLGFALLTLQAVSELIKRIGGLAGVIEVETTYEKPLQ; this is translated from the coding sequence ATGGGGGCTCTGCTTGCCTTCAGCCGGGTCATTGACTGGCTGAATGAGAAGTTCGGCCGTATCGCCGATTGGTGCGTGCTGACCTCATGCCTGATCAGTGCCGGCAATGCGACGGTGCGCTACCTCCTCAGCTACAGCACCAATGGCCTGCTGGAGATCCAGTGGTATCTGTTCGGCGCGCTGGTGCTGCTCGGCGCGCCCTACACGTTGCAGAAGAACGAGCATGTGCGTGTGGATCTGCTGTACATGGCGGTCTCGCCGCGCGCCCGCCTGTGGATCGACACGGTGGGCTTCGTCGTGATCCTCATTCCGGCCGGCATCTATCTCACGCTGCTCAGCTTCCCCTTCTTCTGGCAGTCCTTTCTCTCCGACGAGATGTCGCAGAATGCCGGCGGGCTGATCCTGTGGCCGGCCAAGCTGCTGCTGCCGCTCGGCTTCGCGCTGCTGACGCTTCAGGCGGTTTCCGAACTCATCAAGCGCATCGGTGGTCTTGCCGGCGTTATCGAGGTCGAGACGACCTATGAGAAGCCGCTGCAATAG
- a CDS encoding phosphatase PAP2 family protein, with product MKSSLSVVPRWLMAEFSVFLAIAGAAAGLLAFAQLADGVVEGETHAFDEAVLRAFRAPGDPADPLGPLWLEIVMRDITALGSTTVLTLITAAVVGFLIMDRKAGAALFVVAAVAGGGALSYLLKIGFDRPRPDLVAHLVDVHTLSFPSGHAMGAAVTYLTLAALIVRTERRRRLKAYVLFVAVSLTLLIGLSRIYLGVHWPTDVLAGWCAGSAWALICWLVALWLQRRGQIEKEDGTTQADAKS from the coding sequence ATGAAATCATCCCTGTCCGTCGTCCCGCGCTGGCTCATGGCCGAGTTCAGCGTTTTCCTCGCGATTGCCGGCGCCGCCGCCGGGCTGCTCGCCTTTGCCCAGCTCGCCGATGGCGTGGTTGAGGGCGAGACCCACGCCTTTGACGAGGCGGTGCTGCGCGCCTTCCGCGCACCGGGCGACCCGGCCGATCCGCTGGGGCCGCTCTGGCTGGAAATCGTGATGCGCGACATCACCGCGCTCGGCAGCACGACGGTGCTGACCCTCATCACCGCCGCCGTGGTCGGCTTCCTCATCATGGACCGCAAGGCGGGTGCGGCGCTGTTCGTGGTGGCGGCGGTCGCCGGTGGGGGAGCCCTGAGCTACCTGCTGAAGATCGGCTTCGACCGGCCGCGCCCCGACCTCGTCGCGCATCTGGTGGACGTTCACACGCTGAGCTTCCCGAGCGGGCACGCCATGGGCGCCGCCGTGACCTATCTGACACTGGCCGCCCTCATCGTGCGCACCGAGCGCCGCCGGCGGCTCAAGGCGTATGTGCTGTTCGTCGCCGTCAGCCTCACCCTGCTCATCGGGCTGAGCCGCATCTATCTCGGCGTCCACTGGCCAACCGACGTGCTGGCGGGATGGTGCGCGGGCAGCGCCTGGGCGCTGATCTGCTGGCTCGTCGCGCTGTGGTTGCAGCGGCGCGGGCAGATCGAGAAGGAGGACGGCACCACCCAGGCTGACGCGAAAAGCTGA
- a CDS encoding TRAP transporter large permease: MFSHGVMPPLMFAGMICFMLAGFPVAFSLIAVGLFFGTLGVLTDHFHPAFLQALPLRFYGIISNDLLLAIPFFTFMGAILERCGLAEDLLEGTGKLFGKVPGGLAYAVIIVGAILGAITGTVAASVIAMGVISLPVMMRYGYDQKLATGVIAASGTITQLIPPSLVLIILAEQLGKPVGDMYLGAIGPSLLQVAIFLAYVFVLSLIKPQTMPPLPPEARGEGGWPLIRQVLWGMVPSIVLIMLVLGTLAMGLATPTEAGAMGAVGAIVLAALHGRLTWPLIRQAMASTMRITSMVVFILIGATVFSLVFQGMDGALWIEHLLSQLPGGRIGFLVFVNIFIFFIAFFLDFFEIAFIIVPLLVPVAIKLDINLIWLGVLLCVNMQTAFMHPPFGFALFYLRGIAPPSIRTSQIYWGAIPWLFMQLILVVVVIMWPEAVTYWISAGSTVDPSTIQLDIPQMEPPPLNMGPPQF; this comes from the coding sequence ATGTTCTCTCATGGCGTGATGCCCCCGTTGATGTTCGCCGGCATGATCTGCTTCATGCTGGCCGGCTTTCCGGTGGCCTTTTCCCTCATCGCCGTCGGCCTGTTCTTCGGAACCCTCGGTGTCCTGACCGACCATTTCCACCCGGCCTTCCTGCAGGCGCTGCCGCTGCGCTTCTACGGCATCATCTCCAACGACCTGTTGCTGGCGATCCCGTTCTTCACCTTCATGGGCGCCATTCTGGAGCGCTGCGGCCTTGCCGAGGATCTGCTGGAAGGCACCGGCAAGCTGTTCGGCAAGGTGCCGGGCGGCCTCGCCTATGCGGTCATCATCGTCGGCGCCATCCTTGGCGCGATCACCGGCACGGTGGCCGCCTCTGTCATCGCCATGGGCGTGATCTCGCTGCCGGTAATGATGCGCTATGGCTATGACCAGAAGCTGGCCACCGGCGTGATCGCGGCCTCGGGCACCATCACCCAGCTCATCCCGCCCTCGCTGGTGCTGATCATCCTCGCCGAGCAGCTCGGCAAGCCGGTCGGCGACATGTATCTCGGCGCCATCGGCCCCTCGCTGCTGCAGGTGGCGATCTTCCTCGCCTATGTCTTCGTGCTCTCGCTCATCAAGCCGCAGACCATGCCGCCGCTGCCGCCGGAAGCACGCGGGGAGGGCGGCTGGCCGCTGATCCGGCAGGTGCTGTGGGGCATGGTGCCCTCCATCGTGCTGATCATGCTGGTGCTCGGCACGCTGGCCATGGGCCTCGCCACGCCGACGGAAGCGGGCGCCATGGGCGCGGTCGGCGCCATCGTTCTGGCGGCGCTGCACGGGCGCCTGACTTGGCCGCTGATCCGTCAGGCCATGGCCTCGACCATGCGCATCACCTCGATGGTGGTGTTCATCCTCATCGGCGCGACCGTGTTCAGCCTCGTCTTCCAGGGCATGGATGGCGCGCTGTGGATCGAGCATCTGCTGTCGCAGCTGCCGGGCGGGCGCATCGGCTTCCTGGTGTTCGTCAACATCTTCATCTTCTTCATCGCCTTCTTCCTCGATTTCTTCGAGATCGCCTTCATCATCGTGCCGCTGCTGGTGCCGGTGGCGATCAAGCTGGACATCAATCTGATCTGGCTCGGTGTGCTGCTCTGCGTGAACATGCAGACGGCGTTCATGCACCCGCCCTTCGGCTTCGCGCTGTTCTATCTGCGCGGCATCGCCCCGCCCTCGATCCGCACCTCGCAGATCTACTGGGGCGCGATCCCGTGGCTGTTCATGCAGCTCATTCTGGTGGTGGTGGTCATCATGTGGCCGGAGGCGGTGACCTACTGGATCAGCGCCGGGTCGACGGTCGATCCCTCGACCATCCAGCTCGACATCCCGCAGATGGAGCCGCCGCCGCTCAATATGGGCCCGCCGCAGTTCTGA
- a CDS encoding NUDIX hydrolase codes for MAKSKQHNRQAKDGRVLQQVAALPYRLSSEGRLQILVLSSRETRRAVIPKGWPIKNHKDWKSAQIEAWQEAGIVGDVSRKKLGQYRYWKRLESHFALVKVSVFPLAVRRQLDDFPERGDRLHVWMSPEDAALMIDETDLGTLITAFAASAEWRKSASAHFPEAAAVPSLAPALATA; via the coding sequence ATGGCGAAAAGCAAGCAACATAACCGCCAGGCGAAGGATGGCCGTGTACTCCAGCAGGTTGCGGCCTTGCCCTACCGGCTTTCCTCCGAAGGGCGCCTGCAGATCCTCGTCCTCTCCTCGCGCGAGACACGCCGGGCGGTCATCCCCAAGGGATGGCCGATCAAGAATCACAAGGATTGGAAGTCGGCCCAGATCGAGGCGTGGCAGGAAGCCGGCATTGTTGGCGATGTCAGCCGCAAGAAGCTCGGCCAGTACCGCTACTGGAAGCGGCTGGAGAGCCATTTCGCGCTGGTCAAGGTCTCGGTTTTTCCGCTGGCGGTGCGCCGGCAGCTCGACGACTTCCCCGAGCGCGGCGACCGGCTGCATGTGTGGATGAGCCCGGAGGATGCGGCGCTGATGATCGACGAGACCGATCTCGGCACGCTCATCACCGCTTTTGCGGCCTCGGCCGAATGGCGCAAATCCGCCAGCGCGCATTTTCCCGAGGCCGCCGCGGTGCCGAGCCTGGCGCCGGCCCTCGCCACGGCCTGA
- a CDS encoding multidrug effflux MFS transporter, which produces MSKTDAAPATPHPGMGFRQFVGYIAALMATNAIAIDSMLPALPEIGRALNIDTANHTQIVITAYLLGFGLAQIVYGTLADRFGRKPVLLVGLGIYTIASVACYFAPSLGIMIAARAIQGVGSAATRILAITIVRDCYSGRQMARVMSLAFIVFLAVPIVAPSIGQLIMLVAPWKAIFFMLFLFGAVLFIWTTIRLPETLKEENRTPISVRGITFAFGLVFRSRVTVGYMLAMTMVMGGLFGFINSAQQVFADAFGASELFTLIFALIAVFMALSSLLNSKVVGKLGMRRVSHAALLGYLTVTLIHAVVVLAGVETIWTFSILQALMMFFFGLMVSNFNAMAMEPVGHVAGTASSALGFVSTVGGALLGFGLGQLFDGTTLPLTLGFAALGIGALGWVLFAERGRLFHSSGAPARS; this is translated from the coding sequence ATGAGTAAAACCGACGCCGCCCCGGCCACCCCGCATCCCGGCATGGGGTTTCGCCAGTTCGTCGGCTACATCGCGGCGCTGATGGCGACCAATGCCATCGCCATCGATTCGATGCTGCCCGCGCTGCCGGAGATTGGCCGCGCGCTGAACATCGATACGGCCAACCACACGCAGATCGTCATCACCGCCTATCTGCTCGGCTTCGGCCTGGCGCAGATCGTCTATGGCACGCTGGCCGACCGCTTCGGCCGCAAGCCGGTGCTGCTGGTCGGGCTTGGCATCTACACCATTGCCTCCGTCGCCTGCTATTTCGCGCCGTCGCTGGGCATCATGATCGCCGCGCGCGCCATTCAGGGCGTCGGCTCGGCGGCCACGCGCATCCTCGCCATTACCATCGTGCGCGATTGCTACTCCGGCCGGCAGATGGCGCGGGTGATGTCGCTCGCCTTCATCGTGTTCCTCGCCGTGCCGATCGTCGCCCCCTCCATCGGCCAGTTGATCATGCTGGTGGCGCCGTGGAAGGCGATCTTCTTCATGCTTTTCCTGTTCGGCGCGGTGCTGTTCATCTGGACGACGATCCGCCTGCCGGAAACGCTGAAGGAGGAGAACCGCACGCCGATCTCGGTGCGCGGCATCACCTTCGCCTTCGGGCTGGTGTTCCGCAGCCGCGTGACCGTCGGCTATATGCTGGCCATGACCATGGTGATGGGCGGCCTGTTCGGCTTCATCAATTCGGCGCAGCAGGTGTTCGCCGATGCCTTCGGCGCTAGTGAGCTGTTCACGCTGATCTTCGCCCTCATCGCCGTGTTCATGGCGCTGTCCTCGCTGCTGAACTCCAAGGTCGTCGGCAAGCTCGGCATGCGCCGGGTCTCCCACGCAGCGCTGCTCGGCTATCTCACGGTGACGCTGATCCATGCCGTCGTGGTGCTGGCGGGCGTTGAGACGATCTGGACCTTCTCGATCCTGCAGGCGCTGATGATGTTCTTCTTTGGCCTCATGGTGTCGAACTTCAACGCCATGGCGATGGAGCCGGTGGGCCATGTGGCCGGCACCGCCTCCTCGGCGCTGGGTTTCGTCAGCACGGTGGGCGGGGCGCTGCTCGGCTTCGGCCTCGGCCAGCTCTTCGACGGGACGACGCTGCCGCTGACGCTTGGTTTTGCGGCGCTGGGCATCGGCGCCCTGGGCTGGGTGCTGTTTGCCGAGCGTGGGCGGCTGTTCCATTCCAGCGGCGCCCCCGCCCGGTCCTGA